The following is a genomic window from candidate division WOR-3 bacterium.
GGTTGGCCAGGCGCGAGCCCCAGACGTGAGCCTTGTCGAGCAACTTCGTCAGGTTCTCTGCCACCTCCTCGGCCGGCCGGTCCGACATGAGGCCGGCAATTGGCAGCGCCAGGGCTGCGGCAACCTTGCCGCCGGCAATCGCCACCAACCCGCCGCCCATCCGCTTCAGTTCCTTTGCCGCCTTGAGCATGTCCGCGTCATTCGTGCCGACGATGATGATGTTGTGCGAATCGTGCGCAACCGTGGTGGCGAGAGCGCCTTTCTTCAACCCGAACCCTGACACCAGGCCCAGCCCGATGCGGCCGCTCGCCTTGTGCCGCTCGATGACGGCCAGCTTGAGTATGTCGCGCTCCGTGTCGACGACAACCAATCCCTTCTGCACTGCGACGGCGTGCGTGTGTTTCTCGGTGAGGATCTGGTCAGGCACGAGCCGTATCACGCGTGCAAGGTCGCCCTGCGCCTTGATGGCGAAGCTCCTGGCGGTTAGATTCCTGATCTTCACCGTGCCCGTCACGGACTTGTCCTTGAGGACGGGCAGCTTGACGAGCAGCTTCCGATCCTGTGCTACTGGGCGGCCGTTCTTGAGCACCATCCGGACGTTGAAGCGCGCAAGGTCCCCGACCACCACCACGTCGGCGGCGTACCCGGGCGCGACTGCTCCTCTATCCTTGAGTCCGAAGCACTCGGCCGCGTTCAACGTCACCATCTGGACGGCAGCCGCGGCGCTCAAACCCTGTGAAACCGCCTTCCGCAGTGTGGCGTCGAGGTAGCCGTGGCGGAGCAGTTCTTCCGGGTGCTTGTCGTCGGTGACAAAACAGCACCGCCGCATGTTGAAGTCGTTGACTACGGGCAGCAACCCGGTCAGGTTCCTCGCGGCCGATCCCTCACGCACCATCACCCTCATGCCCGAACCCAGCTTCTCCAGCGCCTCGTGCGGCCCGACGCACTCATGGTCCGAACCAACGCCGGCCGCGATGTACGCCTGCAGGAGCTGGCCGACCACGCCCGGCGCGTGCCCGTCAATCGGCTTGCCCATCTCCTTCGCCGCCAGCAGCTTGGCCAGCACTTCTTTATCGGCGAAAGCGACGCCGGGGTAGTTCATCATCTCAGCCAGCCCAATGACGCGGTCCAGCTTCAACAGGGCGGCGGTATCCTTCGCCGACACGCAGGCGCCGGACGTCTCCATGCTGGTTGCCGGCACGCAAGAAGGGGCCATCAGTAGAACGTCCAGCGGCATCCCCTCGCTCGCCTTGAGCATGTACTTCACGCCGGCGACACCCAGCACGTTGGCGATCTCGTGCGGGTCCGCGACGACCGTTGTCGTCCCGTGTATCAGGGCAAGACGCGCGAACTCGTGCAAGGACAGAAGAGAGCTCTCGATGTGGATGTGGCCGTCGATGAATCCGGGCAGGATGTACTGGTCCGCGAGGTCATAGCACTCGAGCCCCTTCGTGTACTCCGGCCCGACCCCGGCGATCTTACCATCCTTGATGGCGACGTTGGCGCGTCCGGTCTGGCCGGTGAATACATTGACGACGCGGCCGTTGGCGAGGATGAGGTCAGCCGGTTCTTCTCCGCGCGCGACGGCCAGCAGACTCTCGACGTTCGATTCAGGCTTCGCGCTTCGCGTTTCGGACTTCCGCAACTTCCTTCTTTCAGCCTTCATGCTTCATCCTTTCGTCGGAACCCGAATGGACGCCACGAAAACACGAAAGCCACGAAACGGACGGATTCCGAAACTGGTCAGTTCGTTTCATCCGATTCGTGCCTTCGTGGCTCACATCCCGGGATTCGCTCCCTTCACCTCATTCCTCAATGTAGCCGACGTAGGGCAGTGCGCGGTATTGCTCGGCGAGGTCTACTCCGTACCCCACGACGAACCTGTCCGGCACCTCGAACCCCACGTAGTCGGCGCTGATACCAACCCGACGGCGGGCCGGCTTGTCCATCAGCGCGACAATCTTCAGACTCCTCGGCTGTCTAAGCCTCAGATTGTCAACGATGTAGTTGAGCGTCAATCCCGTATCGATGATGTCCTCCACCACGAGGACGTCACGCCCCTCAACCCGGCACTTGACGTCGAGCACGGTCTTGACCTCGCCTGAGCTTTCGGTGTTTGCCCCGTAGCTCGAGACCATGGTGAAGTCGACGGCCAGGGGGACGGTCAGCAATCGGACGAGGTCGGCGAGGAAGACCCAGGAACCCTTCAGGACGCCGATGACCAGCAGCTCACGGCCCGCATAGTCGGCCGAAATCTGCTCGGCCAGCTCGCGGACCCGCGTGGCGATTTGTTCCTCAGTGAGAAGTACGGCCGGAAGGCCCGGGTTTCTATCCACAGATTCCGCAGAT
Proteins encoded in this region:
- the ade gene encoding adenine deaminase; translation: MKAERRKLRKSETRSAKPESNVESLLAVARGEEPADLILANGRVVNVFTGQTGRANVAIKDGKIAGVGPEYTKGLECYDLADQYILPGFIDGHIHIESSLLSLHEFARLALIHGTTTVVADPHEIANVLGVAGVKYMLKASEGMPLDVLLMAPSCVPATSMETSGACVSAKDTAALLKLDRVIGLAEMMNYPGVAFADKEVLAKLLAAKEMGKPIDGHAPGVVGQLLQAYIAAGVGSDHECVGPHEALEKLGSGMRVMVREGSAARNLTGLLPVVNDFNMRRCCFVTDDKHPEELLRHGYLDATLRKAVSQGLSAAAAVQMVTLNAAECFGLKDRGAVAPGYAADVVVVGDLARFNVRMVLKNGRPVAQDRKLLVKLPVLKDKSVTGTVKIRNLTARSFAIKAQGDLARVIRLVPDQILTEKHTHAVAVQKGLVVVDTERDILKLAVIERHKASGRIGLGLVSGFGLKKGALATTVAHDSHNIIIVGTNDADMLKAAKELKRMGGGLVAIAGGKVAAALALPIAGLMSDRPAEEVAENLTKLLDKAHVWGSRLANPFVTLSFLALPVIPELKLTDRGLVDVSQFKTVSLFE
- the hpt gene encoding hypoxanthine phosphoribosyltransferase, translated to MVRDQEVAGSNPVTPTSPKGDPQITQIAPIGSRRESVVSAESVDRNPGLPAVLLTEEQIATRVRELAEQISADYAGRELLVIGVLKGSWVFLADLVRLLTVPLAVDFTMVSSYGANTESSGEVKTVLDVKCRVEGRDVLVVEDIIDTGLTLNYIVDNLRLRQPRSLKIVALMDKPARRRVGISADYVGFEVPDRFVVGYGVDLAEQYRALPYVGYIEE